One window from the genome of Garra rufa chromosome 1, GarRuf1.0, whole genome shotgun sequence encodes:
- the LOC141323427 gene encoding uncharacterized protein has protein sequence MLPSIVLFLLLLSTSRSSRLCSHLCRCYEHSDLVDCHARGFEDVPHGLPHGTWLLDLGGNKLKEIRSRAFAGLWSLRILVLSDSSIQALQTQAFFSLSFLEKLDMSRNNLTHIPPNFSESLSSLRELRLDHNALVLLKPSGLEHLESLEKLYLSHNRIQSLESGVFRGLSRLRHLYLQGNHLGVVRDGSLTMLPALEVLLLGNNNISRIEINALAPLHSLSLLGLEGNHLEHLNFKTFLSLHTAATHLQLAGNPWNCDCDLHRVFSKLLSVRHLHVDDYRNVTCREPWQLAGASLAWVDSQLCVAETVTVLVITATVIVTVFGALVMAERKRKKQKYWEQNEGEPQEQ, from the exons ATGTTGCCGTCCATCGTGTTGTTTTTACTCCTTTTGTCAACATCGAGGAGTTCGAGACTTTGTAGTCACCTCTGCCGGTGCTATGAACACTCAGATCTTGTGGACTGCCACGCCAGAGGTTTTGAGGACGTCCCACATGGACTTCCCCATGGCACCTGGCTCCTAGATCTAGGAGGAAACAAGCTCAAGGAGATTCGGAGTCGAGCTTTTGCTGGCCTTTGGTCTTTGCGTATTCTAGTGCTCTCAGACAGCAGCATCCAGGCTCTTCAAACACAG GCTTTCTTCTCTCTGTCCTTCCTGGAGAAGCTAGACATGAGCCGTAATAACCTCACTCATATTCCTCCAAACTTCTCAGAGAGCCTGTCTTCTCTCCGTGAGTTGCGTCTGGACCACAATGCGCTGGTGCTGTTGAAACCTTCAGGCCTTGAGCATCTGGAGAGCCTTGAAAAGCTATACCTCAGCCACAATCGCATTCAATCTCTCGAATCAGGAGTGTTCCGTGGCCTGTCCCGCCTGCGCCACCTTTACCTCCAAGGGAACCACCTGGGTGTTGTGCGAGACGGATCTCTCACCATGCTGCCTGCCCTGGAAGTTCTCCTCTTGGGGAACAACAACATCTCTCGGATCGAGATAAATGCACTAGCACCATTGCACAGTCTGTCTCTGTTGGGTTTGGAGGGGAATCATCTGGAACATCTAAACTTCAAGACATTTCTGAGCTTGCACACAGCTGCTACGCACCTGCAGTTGGCTGGAAACCCGTGGAACTGCGACTGCGACCTGCACCGTGTCTTCAGCAAGCTGCTCAGTGTGAGGCATCTGCATGTGGACGACTATCGCAACGTAACTTGTCGGGAGCCTTGGCAGCTCGCCGGAGCCTCTTTGGCTTGGGTGGACAGCCAGTTGTGTGTGGCTGAGACCGTTACTGTGTTAGTCATCACCGCTACTGTGATTGTGACAGTTTTCGGTGCCTTGGTCATGGCAGAGAGAAAACGCAAGAAACAAAAATACTGGGAACAGAATGAGGGGGAACCGCAAGAGCAGTAA